A segment of the Capnocytophaga sp. ARDL2 genome:
TTCCTTTGAGATTGTTTGTTTTGTAAATGCTTTCTTTTGCCGACCAAATAATGGCTAAATAGTTTAATTGTTCATTTTGAGAGATGAAATTTTCTTCTGAATCAATAAATCGACGTTTTACATTTGCCAATTTAGGTCTTATTTTTTCAATGTCAATTCCAACTGGTAGATGGTGAATTGCCATTGCAACGTATTCAAACGAATGAGAAAATGAAATATGCAAGCCATTGTTTAGCATAGGTTTTCCCGATGATTCATAAAAAAAATCTTCCTCTTTTATATTGGCTAATTGTAATAACTTTCTTTGAGAGAAAAAAGTTTTTTTCTGTAAATCAGTTTTTAAGTGGGAAAAATTTTCATTTAGCAAAGGATTATTATCAATGTTAAAAGACAATTTCTCAATGTTTTCAGTGATTTTCCATATAAAAAGTGTACAATTATTGTTGAATGATTTTTGTAAAACTAATGGCATTTTTTTATCCTAATTTGAATGTACAAAAATAGTTTTTTTTAGATAAAAATGACCATCTACTGAAAAATATACTTTATGTTACATACCTATTTACTCTATTCTGAGAATTTTAGAACTTGTTCCGAGAAATTTGAGACCTGTCTCGAGAAATTCGGGATTAATACTTTATTACGAATCTTTTGTACTTAATACTTTATACCTTACCTTTGCACTCAAATTAATAAAATCATAAAAATGAGTACAAAACAGATTCCGTATGTTCCGTATAAAGTTAAAGATATGTCTTTGGCGGCTTGGGGAAGAAAAGAAATAGAATTGGCTGAAGCTGAGATGCCTGGATTGATGGCGTTACGTGAAGAATACAAAGATGAACAACCTTTGAAAGGTGCAAGAATTGCTGGATGTTTGCACATGACAATTCAGACGGCGGTTTTGATTGAAACGCTTGCTGCATTGGGAGCTGAGCTTACTTGGTCTTCGTGTAATATTTTTTCAACTCAAGATCAGGCTGCGGCAGCAATTGCAGAAACTGGAGTGCAAGTTTACGCATGGAAAGGTCTTACAGAAGAAGAATTTGACTGGTGTATTGAACAAACGCTTTTCTTTGGCGAAGACCGTAAACCTTTGAATATGATTTTGGACGACGGTGGAGATTTGACCAATATGGTGATCGACCGTTATCCTGAATTGGTAGCTGGAATCAAAGGACTTTCTGAAGAAACGACAACGGGTGTTCACAGATTGTACGAACGCATGGCAAAAGGAACGTTACCTATGCCGGCTATCAATGTAAACGACTCGGTAACAAAATCAAAATTTGACAACAAATACGGATGTCGCGAATCTGCTGTGGACGCCATTCGTAGAGCAACGGATGTGATGTTGGCAGGAAAACGCGTAGTGGTATGTGGTTATGGTGATGTAGGAAAAGGTACTGCGGCGTCTTTTAGAGGAGCAGGTTCGATTGTAACGGTTACAGAAATTGACCCAATTTGTGCGTTGCAAGCGGCTATGGAAGGTTATGAAGTGAAAAAATTGGACAATGCTATCGCCAATGCCGATATTGTAATCACAACTACAGGAAATAAAGATATTGTGGTAGAAAAACACTTCCGTAAAATGAAAGACAAAACCATTGTTTGTAATATCGGACACTTTGACAACGAGATTGATATGGCGTGGTTAAACAACAACTATGGTCATACTAAAACGGAAGTAAAACCTCAAGTGGATATTTATAATGTCGATGGAAATGACATCATCATTTTGGCAGAAGGAAGATTGGTAAACTTAGGTTGTGCTACAGGACATCCTTCGTTTGTAATGTCTAATTCGTTTACCAACCAAACTTTGGCTCAAATCGAGTTGTGGAACAATAGTGCAAATTATAAAAACGAAGTTTATACACTTCCAAAACATTTGGATGAAAAGGTAGCTCGTTTACACCTAAATCGTATCGGTGTAGAATTGGATACATTGACCGAAGAACAAGCAGCGTATATTGGGGTTACGGTAGAAGGTCCTTTCAAACCAGAATATTACAGATATTAATAAATTTTTTCCTATAAAAAACAGGTTGTCTATTACAGACAATCTGTTTTTGTATTATTAAAACTCCGCTTCGGCTTCAAAAATCATTTCTTTTTGTGTAATGGGATGTGTGATTTTTAGTCGCTTGGCGTGTAAATACAATCTATCGGCAGGTGTACCGTACAAATCATCACCTTTGATAGGTATATTCAATCCTAAGGCGTGTGCAGAATGCATTCGCAATTGATGCGTTCGTCCAGTGATAGGTGTGTAGGCTATGCGAGTAGTGCCGTTTTTTATTTCGAGTATTTCGTATTTTGTTACAGCTTTTTTTCCATAGTCGAAGCAAACTTTTTGTTTAGGTCTGTCGTCTATGTCGAGAATCAACGGTAGGTTGATAATGCCAGTTTTTTCTGCCGAAATTTCGCCATCGAGCAAGGCAATGTATTGTTTTTCAGTTTTGTGTTTGATAAATTGCTGTTGCAAATGCTTGTGAACTTCCTTGGTTTTTGCCAAAATCATAATCCCCGAAGTGGACATATCCAATCGGTGAACGATGAGAGGTCCCGTAGCATTGGGGTAGCGATTTTTTATACGTTCATATACCGAATCGTGTACATTGATACCAGGTACGGACAAAAATTCCGCGGGTTTGTTTACCACCACAATATAGGGATCGTCATATACGATGGGCAATTCTTTCCCTTCGGCAGGGTTTACGAGCAAGGGATTTTCCTTTACTTCCAATCCGTCCATCATAAACGACAATATCGGCATACATTTTCCCCAACAAGCAGGGTAGATTTGTCG
Coding sequences within it:
- a CDS encoding 4'-phosphopantetheinyl transferase superfamily protein, with the protein product MPLVLQKSFNNNCTLFIWKITENIEKLSFNIDNNPLLNENFSHLKTDLQKKTFFSQRKLLQLANIKEEDFFYESSGKPMLNNGLHISFSHSFEYVAMAIHHLPVGIDIEKIRPKLANVKRRFIDSEENFISQNEQLNYLAIIWSAKESIYKTNNLKGIDATKEMHIRPFQLQQNQFEGYTTQNNIKIEYQGIFDFLEDFVWTVVWEK
- the ahcY gene encoding adenosylhomocysteinase — translated: MSTKQIPYVPYKVKDMSLAAWGRKEIELAEAEMPGLMALREEYKDEQPLKGARIAGCLHMTIQTAVLIETLAALGAELTWSSCNIFSTQDQAAAAIAETGVQVYAWKGLTEEEFDWCIEQTLFFGEDRKPLNMILDDGGDLTNMVIDRYPELVAGIKGLSEETTTGVHRLYERMAKGTLPMPAINVNDSVTKSKFDNKYGCRESAVDAIRRATDVMLAGKRVVVCGYGDVGKGTAASFRGAGSIVTVTEIDPICALQAAMEGYEVKKLDNAIANADIVITTTGNKDIVVEKHFRKMKDKTIVCNIGHFDNEIDMAWLNNNYGHTKTEVKPQVDIYNVDGNDIIILAEGRLVNLGCATGHPSFVMSNSFTNQTLAQIELWNNSANYKNEVYTLPKHLDEKVARLHLNRIGVELDTLTEEQAAYIGVTVEGPFKPEYYRY